A stretch of the Notamacropus eugenii isolate mMacEug1 chromosome 2, mMacEug1.pri_v2, whole genome shotgun sequence genome encodes the following:
- the ZNF292 gene encoding zinc finger protein 292 isoform X1, whose amino-acid sequence MLSAELVRSYPSQRKIEEDVATLLPTTLLEYAEKWKTSEDPLPLLEVYTVAIQSYAKARPYLTSECENVALVLERLALSCVELLLCLPFELSDNQWKEFQALVQVAHKKLMENGSCELHFLATLAQESGVWKNPVLHAILSQEPLDKEKVNEFLAFEGPILLDMRIKHLIKTNQLSQATALAKLCSDHPELGAKGSFKQTYLVCLSTTSPNDKLIEEISAVDCKDALEMICNLESDGDEKSALVLCTAFLSRQLQQGDMYCAWELTLFWSKLQQRVEPSVQVYLERCRQLSLLTKTVYHIFFLIKVINSETEGAGLATCIELCVKALRLDSAENTEVKISICKTISCLLPEDLEVKRACQLSEFLLEPTVDAYYAVEMLYNQPDQKYDEENLPIPNSLRCELLLVLKTQWPFDPEFWDWKTLKRQCLALMGEEASIVSSIDELNDSEVYEKVEDYQGERKETSVNGLSGCFDEATSLLKGIRDEKEKKKEIKKLRERGFISARFRNWQAYMQYCVLCDKEFLGHRIVRHAQKHYKDGVYSCPICAKNFNSKETFVPHVTLHVKQSSKERLAAMKPLRRLGRPPKVPATSQNPKTVTVTKQEQRPIKKNSLYSADFILFNDNDGSDDENDDKDKSYEPDAIPVQKPIPVNEFTCPVAFCKKGFKYFKNLIAHVKGHKDNEEAKRFLEMQSKKVICQYCRRHFVSVTHLNDHLQMHCGSKPYICIQIKCKAGFNSYAELLTHRKEHQVFRAKCMFPKCGRIFSEAYLLYDHEAQHYNTYTCKFTSCGKVYRSQSELEKHLDDHNTEKVLPPEGQSSTAEESVQSSKVSENTDENIKNEKSVLPSESNTSNNLAVDGNSAWDQNKAESVVTEQTKISVTELGQADTLLSDVSENPAVPFLPANEATALTHNIKVSLSQGLQDNIVKQEKLAATGCMMNVNKSVGTQLCTNVKDACNDSCLPGLQERRESNSSCLSQSQHVQNTSANSDPLKIGDLAPQNLERQVNNLMTFTLQNQAVFQSSLPISKLDFEGNAKTTPSLYNLPLKTLEGITFVPPQPSLSSPLVTPPVPPPPVPPPPIPPPPVPPPPVPPPAVPPPPVPPPPVPPPPVPPQAVPPQAVLPPAPVQKFCCQVEGCTRSYNSSQSIGKHMKTAHPDQYAAFKMQRKSKGRQRSSNLNIPNDGKCVYFMPSQVSNSSNTVFTPQTKTSVKPTCSAQLPHVSTSLFPTHLENLTNPLLPSVESVISTNIPSHVKSEPGVVLCSPMENLSNTTLPSQLEDIAKTVLPLNIDSGSDPFLPLPTESSSISLFPSPADNGTNSVFSQLENNTNHFPQIEGNTNSAFIKEENSQNRVFTSEVNTTNSFSATTPQHPAPEKNKKERGRGPNGKERKPKHNKRAKWPAIIRDGKFICSRCYRVFTNPRSLGGHLSKRSYCKPLEGSEISQEALQSNSQPSLLANMILSTNAINVQQPQQPTFNSETCFKDPSFLQLLTSENRPSTFLQNTFPRSGVTNFNTTVNEEGSEIIKQALETAGITSTFENTEILSHMVPATCVTDASQVNAAVIPNSDVSPLLQTVCHPNTLLADQNRTLSTKTPSIDDCSNLPVFPPDELLLKTVENGLCSGSFPNSVGSSQNFTTNNCSRASVISSPQNARASHLNKKGNCASKRKRKSAPPLLENSPQNLVTNDLTAMGLLAKSIEGNAQIQTDLQSQALVENLTQKLNNVDNQLFMASIKENFKANLESHAALTPLTIKTENGDSQMMAMNSCTASVNSDLQISEDSVIQNFEKTLEIIKTAMSSQILEVKSEMQDVIGGSQNSQISYNTQIPPSVNVMQNSKMSDMSQFSLHRDITTASDTSPKPEIPLKDDFEVLEILEGLQKLKLENDVSVPLSDKVPSCLPVNTSAALASTPVKATSNTAVIQQTSEVGNNIQFSDKVNKPFVCQDPGCSYSAMTKDALFKHYGKIHHYTAEMIMEIKKHQLKYAPFKCVVTTCPKTFTRNSNLRAHCQLVHHFTTEEMVKLKIKRPYGKKSQNENIAAAPQVVEIKKQTTSAVDNKNEVQPPIEVETQKEIAINNVAVTAETHLIEKKNPEKTESSPPLSTATPEQCDTNSCNNIQTKGRKNRRHKKEKEEIKRKKPETQSPEVPTRYSPYRPYRCVHQGCFAAFTIQQNLILHYQAVHKSDLPVFPVEIEEESEACKENEETETKQTVKEFRCQVSDCSRIFQEITSLIQHYMKLHEMTAEEIASMPSSLDCGRFPCDQSHCKSSFTTCLNYILHLEMDHGIKFRPKKMEEDGIYKCDCEGCDRIYATRSNLLRHIFNKHNDKHKAHLIRPRRLTPGQENISSKANQEKSRSKHRGAKHNRSGKEGSKAKNKRKKNVISENKNSKAEQVEENKPYSLKRGKHVYSIKARNDALSECTSRFVTQYPCMIKGCTSVVTSENNIIRHYKCHKLSKSFTSQHRDLLIVFKQCCPSQEKDTSSEQEVDKKSDMKESDTCISESSSDSSTTTVPQSEVEKDEMDELTELFITKLINEDSTTVDNQEDNSTSCISNDLQENINCQSEKQQSNSLKRASKEKTVSQNKKKKVEKPEEILAVEVSSMHKEEETAVAIQTTEEQPTTFDWSSFKPMGFEVSFLKFLEESAVKQKKNADKDHQNGTKKGSHSNSKKSTDKTSLASVDHIWTFSESETFVQFANPSQLQCSENVKIVLDKTLKDCTELVLKQLQEMKPTVSLKKLEVHSNDTDLSVTKEISRGNDNGELQN is encoded by the exons TGAATGAATTTTTAGCCTTTGAGGGTCCCATCTTGTTGGATATGAGAATTAAACATCTAATCAAAACAAATCAGTTAAGCCAAGCTACTGCCTTAGCAAAGCTGTGTTCTGACCATCCAGAGCTTGGTGCAAAGGGCAGTTTTAAGCAAACCTACCTTGTCTGTCTCAGTACAACATCACCAAATGACAAGTTAATTGAAGAG atctcAGCAGTTGATTGCAAAGATGCACTAGAAATGATATGTAACCTGGAGTCTGATGGAGATGAAAAAAGTGCTCTGGTTTTATGTACTGCATTTTTGTCCCGCCAGCTACAACAAGGAGACATGTATTGTGCCTG gGAACTGACTCTTTTTTGGAGTAAATTACAACAAAGAGTGGAACCATCTGTTCAAGTTTATCTAGAGAGGTGTCGTCAACTTTCTTTGTTAACCAAGACAGTCTATCACATTTTCTTCCTGATTAAAGTTATTAATTCAGAG ACTGAAGGAGCTGGGCTTGCCACCTGCATTGAACTCTGTGTGAAAGCTCTTCGATTGGATTCTGCTGAAAACACTGAAGTAAAAATATCTATTTGCAAAACCATTTCATGCTTGTTGCCTGAAGATCTGGAGGTTAAGCGTGCTTGTCAGCTGAGTGAATTTCTTCTTGAACCCACAGTTGATGCATACTATGCTGTTGAAATGTTGTATAACCAGCCTGACCAGAAATATGATGAAGAGAATCTTCCAATACCCAATTCACTGCGCTGTGAGCTCTTACTTGTGTTAAAAACTCAATGGCCCTTTGATCCAGAGTTTTGGGACTGGAAAACCTTAAAGCGACAGTGTCTCGCTTTGATGGGAGAGGAGGCGTCTATTGTATCTTCAATAGATGAACTAAATGACAGTGAAGTgtatgaaaaagtagaagactaccaaggggaaagaaaagaaacttctgTGAATGGACTTTCTGGCTGTTTTGATGAAgccacaagccttcttaaaggcatacgagatgagaaagaaaagaagaaagaaattaaaaagctaAGAGAGAGAGGATTTATATCAGCTAGGTTTAGAAACTGGCAAGCCTACATGCAGTATTGTGTTTTATGTGACAAAGAGTTCCTTGGTCATAGAATAGTAAGACATGCGCAAAAGCATTACAAAGATGGGGTTTACAGTTGCCCAATCTGTGCAAAAAACTTTAATTCTAAAGAAACTTTTGTTCCTCATGTGACTTTACATGTTAAACAGTCTAGTAAAGAGAGATTGGCTGCTATGAAACCATTGAGGAGATTAGGAAGACCTCCTAAAGTACCAGCCACCAGTCAGAATCCAAAAACTGTTACTGTAACCAAACAAGAACAGAGACCCATAAAGAAGAACAGTCTTTATTCTGCTGATTTCATTCTGTTCAATGACAATGATGGttcagatgatgaaaatgatgacaaAGATAAATCTTATGAACCTGATGCAATTCCTGTTCAAAAGCCAATACCTGTCAATGAATTCACTTGCCCTGTGGCTTTCTGTAAGAAGGgttttaaatactttaaaaatttaattgctCATGTCAAGGGACACAAAGATAATGAAGAAGCTAAGCGTTTCCTTGAAATGCAAAGCAAAAAAGTTATTTGCCAGTATTGTCGGAGGCATTTTGTAAGTGTTACTCATCTCAATGATCATTTACAAATGCATTGTGGCAGTAAACCctatatatgcatacagataAAATGTAAGGCAGGTTTTAACAGTTATGCCGAGCTTTTAACACACAGAAAAGAGCACCAGGTCTTTAGAGCAAAATGTATGTTTCCTAAGTGTGGCAGAATATTTTCAGAAGCCTATCTACTTTATGATCATGAAGCACAGCACTATAATACCTATACCTGCAAATTCACAAGTTGTGGGAAAGTTTATCGTTCTCAGAGTGAGCTTGAAAAGCATTTGGATGATCACAATACTGAAAAAGTGCTGCCTCCTGAAGGCCAAAGCAGTACAGCTGAGGAGTCAGTTCAGTCTTCAAAAGTGAGTGAAAACacagatgaaaatataaaaaatgagaaatctgTGCTACCTTCAGAAAGTAACACTAGCAACAACTTAGCAGTAGATGGAAACAGTGCTTGGGATCAAAACAAAGCAGAATCGGTTGTGACTGAACAAACCAAAATTTCTGTCACCGAGCTTGGGCAGGCTGATACGCTGCTGTCTGATGTTTCAGAAAATCCTGCTGTACCTTTTCTTCCAGCAAATGAAGCAACTGCATTAACCCATAACATTAAGGTGTCCCTCAGCCAAGGACTCCAGGATAATATTGTGAAGCAGGAAAAATTGGCTGCTACAGGCTGTATGATGAACGTTAATAAATCCGTGGGTACACAATTATGTACAAATGTTAAAGATGCTTGTAATGATTCTTGTCTTCCAGGTTtgcaggaaagaagagagagtaatAGTAGTTGTTTGAGTCAGAGTCAGCATGTTCAGAATACTTCAGCAAATTCAGATCCCCTTAAAATAGGTGATCTTGCACCTCAAAACTTAGAAAGACAAGTTAACAACCTGATGACCTTTACCTTGCAAAATCAGGCAGTATTTCAAAGCAGTTTACCTATTTCCAAACTTGATTTTGAAGGTAATGCTAAAACTACACCTAGTCTTTATAATTTGCCACTTAAAACACTAGAAGGTATCACATTTGTTCCACCACAACCCAGTCTGAGCAGTCCTTTAGTGACCCCACCTGTTCCCCCACCACCTGTTCCCCCACCACCTATTCCCCCACCACCTGTTCCCCCACCACCTGTTCCTCCACCAGCTGTTCCCCCACCACCTGTTCCCCCACCACCTGTTCCCCCACCACCTGTTCCCCCCCAAGCTGTTCCCCCCCAAGCTGTTCTTCCACCAGCACCAGTTCAGAAATTCTGTTGTCAGGTTGAAGGATGTACTCGATCTTATAATTCTTCACAGAGTATTGGAAAACACATGAAAACAGCACATCCTGACCAGTATGCTGCATTTAAAATGCAGCGTAAAAGCAAAGGAAGGCAGAGATCCAGCAACTTAAATATTCCAAATGATGGAAAGTGTGTATATTTTATGCCATCACAGGTGAGCAATTCCAGTAATACTGTTTTTACACCACAGACCAAAACCAGTGTGAAACCTACTTGTTCAGCACAGTTGCCACATgtttcaacttctctttttcCAACTCATCTAGAAAATTTAACAAACCCATTATTGCCCTCAGTGGAAAGTGTCATAAGTACAAATATACCTTCTCATGTTAAAAGTGAACCAGGTGTCGTATTATGTTCCCCAATGGAAAATTTGTCAAATACAACATTGCCATCACAGTTGGAAGATATAGCAAAAACAGTTTTACCTTTGAATATTGACAGTGGTTctgatcctttccttcctttgcctACAGAAAGTAGTTCAATATCTCTTTTTCCTTCACCAGCAGATAATGGGACTAATTCAGTTTTTTCCCAGCTGGAAAACAATACAAATCACTTCCCacaaattgaaggaaatactaattCTGCCttcataaaggaagaaaattctcAAAATAGAGTTTTTACTTCAGAAGTAAACACTACAAACAGCTTCAGTGCCACCACCCCTCAACATCCAgcaccagaaaaaaataaaaaagaacgtGGACGGGGCCCAAAtggcaaagaaagaaaaccaaaacataacaaaagggcTAAGTGGCCAGCAATAATTAGAGATGGTAAATTTATCTGTAGCAGGTGTTACAGGGTTTTTACCAATCCCAGATCACTAGGTGGACACTTATCTAAACGGTCCTACTGTAAGCCACTGGAAGGATCAGAAATTTCTCAAGAAGCTTTGCAGAGTAACAGTCAGCCCTCTCTTCTTGCCAATATGATACTCTCTACAAATGCAATAAATGTCCAGCAACCACAACAACCTACCTTCAATTCAGAAACATGTTTTAAAGATCCATCATTTCTTCAGCTACTTACATCTGAAAATCGACCATCAACATTTTTACAGAATACATTTCCTCGTTCTGGTGTTACTAATTTTAATACCACTGTAAATGAGGAAGGAAGTGAAATTATTAAACAAGCTTTGGAGACTGCTGGCATCACCAGTACATTTGAGAATACAGAGATTCTTTCACACATGGTTCCAGCAACTTGTGTCACTGATGCAAGTCAAGTAAACGCAGCAGTTATACCTAATTCAGATGTTTCTCCTTTATTGCAGACTGTCTGTCACCCAAATACTCTCCTAGCAGACCAAAACAGGACACTAAGCACCAAAACTCCTTCCATAGATGACTGCAGCAACTTACCAGTATTTCCACCAGATGAATTACTACTGAAGACTGTTGAAAATGGTTTGTGCTCTGGTTCATTTCCCAATTCTGTTGGATCTTCACAAAATTTTACCACTAATAATTGTTCACGTGCTTCGGTGATAAGTAGTCCCCAGAACGCAAGAGCTAGTCATTTAAATAAAAAGGGAAACTGTGCTtctaagagaaaaaggaaatctgCTCCACCATTACTTGAAAATAGTCCCCAAAACTTAGTAACAAATGACTTAACAGCAATGGGTCTATTAGCAAAGAGCATTGAAGGAAATGCACAGATACAAACTGATCTTCAATCTCAGGCATTAGTGGAAAATCTCACACAGAAATTAAATAACGTTGACAATCAGTTATTTATGGCCagtatcaaagaaaacttcaaagcaAATCTTGAGTCTCATGCTGCATTAACTCCTTTaacaataaaaactgaaaatggaGATTCCCAAATGATGGCTATGAATTCATGCACTGCCTCAGTAAACTCTGACTTGCAGATTTCTGAAGACAGTGTCATACAGAACTTTGAAAAGACTCTTGAAATTATTAAAACTGCTATGAGTTCTCAAATACTCGAAGTTAAAAGTGAAATGCAGGATGTTATTGGAGGATCACAAAATTCACAGATCAGTTATAACACTCAGATTCCTCCTTCAGTAAATGTAATGCAAAATTCTAAAATGTCCGATATGTCTCAGTTTTCATTGCACAGAGATATCACCACTGCAAGTGACACCTCCCCTAAGCCTGAAATACCACTTAAGGATGATTTTGAAGTATTAGAGATTTTGGAAGGCTTACAGAAATTAAAGTTAGAAAATGATGTATCTGTTCCTCTTTCTGATAAGGTTCCCTCATGTCTACCAGTGAACACATCTGCTGCTTTGGCTTCCACACCAGTTAAAGCAACCTCAAATACTGCAGTTATTCAGCAGACTTCTGAAGTGGGAAACAACATTCAGTTTAGTGATAAAGTTAATAAACCTTTTGTATGCCAAGACCCAGGCTGTAGTTACAGTGCTATGACAAAGGATGCCTTATTTAAACACTATGGTAAAATTCATCACTATACTGCAGAAATGATTATGGAAATAAAGAAGCATCAACTCAAGTATGCTCCATTCAAATGTGTAGTAACTACCTGTCCGAAAACATTTACAAGAAATTCTAATCTCCGGGCACACTGTCAATTGGTACATCATTTCACAACAGAAGAAATggtcaaattaaaaattaaaagaccaTATGGGAAAAAATCTCAGAATGAAAATATAGCAGCAGCCCCACAAGTTgtggaaataaaaaaacaaaccacttcGGCAGTGGACAATAAAAATGAAGTACAGCCTCCCATAGAAGTTGAGACACAAAAGGAAATCGCCATAAATAATGTGGCAGTGACTGCAGAAACACaccttatagaaaaaaaaaatcctgaaaaaacAGAAAGTTCTCCACCATTGAGTACAGCCACTCCAGAGCAGTGTGACACAAATTCTTGCAATAACATACAGACAAAAGGACGAAAAAATAGGaggcataaaaaagaaaaggaggaaattaaGCGCAAGAAACCAGAAACCCAGTCTCCTGAGGTACCAACAAGATATAGCCCCTATAGACCATATAGATGTGTCCATCAGGGTTGTTTTGCAGCTTTTACAATACAGCAAAACTTGATTCTTCATTACCAGGCTGTGCATAAATCAGATCTACCCGTGTTCCCTGTGGAGattgaagaagaaagtgaggcttgtaaagaaaatgaagaaactgaaacaaagcaAACTGTGAAAGAATTCCGATGTCAGGTGAGTGACTGCTCTCGAATTTTTCAGGAGATCACTAGTTTGATACAGCACTACATGAAACTTCATGAGATGACTGCTGAAGAAATTGCAAGTATGCCTTCCTCCTTAGATTGTGGAAGATTTCCATGCGATCAGTCCCATTGTAAATCTTCATTTACTACATGTTTGAACTATATTCTTCATCTTGAAATGGACCATGGAATCAAGTTCAGGCCCAAAAAGATGGAGGAGGATggtatatataaatgtgattgTGAAGGCTGTGACCGAATTTATGCAACTAGATCTAATTTACTACGACACATTTTTAATAAACATAATGACAAACATAAAGCTCACTTAATTAGGCCAAGAAGATTGACACCTGGTCAGGAAAACATATCAAGTAAAGCAAACCAAGAGAAATCAAGATCCAAACATCGAGGGGCAAAACATAACAGGTCTGGAAAAGAGGGAAGCAAAGCTAAAAACAAAcgaaagaaaaatgttatttcagaaaataaaaattcgAAAGCTGAGCAGGTTGAAGAAAATAAACCTTATTCTTTGAAACGTGGAAAGCATGTGTATTCTATAAAAGCGAGGAATGATGCTTTATCTGAGTGTACAAGCAGATTTGTAACACAATATCCATGTATGATAAAAGGATGTACATCAGTTGTTACAAGTGAGAACAATATAATTAGACATTATAAATGTCACAAGTTATCAAAATCATTTACTTCACAACACCGTGATCTTCTCATTGTCTTCAAACAGTGTTGTCCCTCACAAGAAAAAGATACTTCTTCTGAACAAGAAGTTGATAAAAAAAGTGATATGAAAGAATCTGATACATGTATATCAGAGAGCAGTAGTGACTCAAGTACAACAACAGTTCCACAGAGTGAGGTTGAAAAAGATGAAATGGATGAACTAACAGAATTGTTTATTACCAAACTGATTAATGAAGACAGCACAACTGTGGACAACCAAGAAGATAATTCAACTTCATGTATAAGTAATGATCTTCAGGAGAATATCAACTGCCAGTCTGAAAAACAGCAGTCAAATAGCTTAAAGAGAGCAAGTAAAGAAAAAACTGtctcacaaaacaaaaagaagaaggtTGAAAAACCTGAAGAAATTTTGGCAGTTGAAGTAAGTAGCATgcataaagaagaagaaacagcagTTGCAATTCAAACCACAGAAGAACAACCTACAACTTTTGACTGGAGTTCATTTAAACCAATGGGATTTGAAGTATCATTTCTCAAGTTTCTTGAGGAATCTGCagtgaagcaaaagaaaaatgctgACAAGGACCATCAAAATGGAACTAAAAAAGGTTCTCACTCAAACTCAAAAAAATCCACTGACAAGACATCTTTGGCAAGTGTTGATCATATATGGACATTTTCTGAAAGTGAGACCTTTGTCCAGTTTGCCAATCCATCACAACTTCAGTGCagtgaaaatgtaaaaattgtCTTAGACAAGACTCTTAAAGATTGCACTGAACTTGTGTTAAAGCAACTTCAGGAAATGAAACCTACTGTCAGTTTGAAAAAACTTGAAGTACATTCAAATGATACAGATCTTTCAGTCACAAAAGAAATAAGTAGAGGTAATGACAATGGTGAATTGCAGAACTGA